One part of the Epinephelus fuscoguttatus linkage group LG12, E.fuscoguttatus.final_Chr_v1 genome encodes these proteins:
- the mrps17 gene encoding 28S ribosomal protein S17, mitochondrial: MSVKHASVHAKWIIGRVIGTKMQKTAKVRVTRLVLDPYLLKYYNKRKTYFAHDPLQQCTVGDIVLLKALSEARSKHVKHELSEIVYKVGRVVDPLTGKRVEGSEFAEPLTDLPLSLGEDLTLSEKLQELNISAASSGADSPPAQTPTS, from the exons ATGTCGGTGAAGCATGCATCAGTCCATGCCAAATGGATCATAGGCAGAGTAATTGGGACCAAGATGCAGAAAACTGCCAAAGTGAGAGTCACAAGGCTGGTGCTGGACCCTTACCTGCTCAAG TACTACAACAAGAGGAAGACCTACTTTGCCCATGATCCTTTGCAACAGTGCACTGTGGGGGATATTGTCCTTCTCAAGGCTTTGTCTGAGGCCAGGTCCAAGCACGTGAAACATGAACTGTCTGAGATAGTGTATAAAGTCGGCCGGGTGGTCGACCCACTGACGGGAAAGAGAGTCGAAGGAAGTGAGTTTGCGGAGCCTCTGACTGACCTTCCACTCAGCCTGGGAGAGGACTTGACCTTATCAGAAAAACTGCAGGAGCTCAACATCTCTGCTGCCTCCAGCGGAGCTGATTCCCCGCCAGCACAAACTCCCACTTCATGA